A single window of Methanosphaera sp. DNA harbors:
- a CDS encoding ATP-binding protein has translation MYRLVSRLILYKDEDSILFNLAKIFRKYDLSKKDFDIRYETISQINSEVGRIVELASKYGFSGDLWHDYLIYLLLSSENSLCVMFERCESGENLTIDEFMRNDLEVIVELMNYDFSAIEDELGINSFSMIRNFTQSSSFDYSNHNASGLICDVCSKVKAGCSVDELYSVIRNFYHKYGVGIYGLNKAFKLSHSNGDDFSIVPITSFDDSISLDDLLGYEYQKGALVDNTEAFIRGCKANNVLLYGDAGTGKSTSIKAILNKYYDDGLRIIEVYKHETKYLSRIISEIKDRNYFFILYMDDLSFEESESDYKYLKALIEGGLEITPDNILIYATSNRRHLVRETWNERSDTSAETDLYHSDTVREKLSLVDRFGITIGYYKPTFNEYVDIVISLARRYPEITLTDEELESEAKIWIRTHGHPSGRTAEQLVYYLLGKC, from the coding sequence ATGTATAGATTGGTTTCAAGATTGATTTTATATAAAGATGAAGATAGTATTTTATTTAATTTAGCTAAGATTTTCAGAAAGTATGATTTAAGTAAGAAGGATTTTGATATTCGTTATGAAACTATTAGCCAGATTAATAGTGAAGTTGGACGTATTGTTGAACTTGCATCAAAGTATGGTTTTAGTGGGGATTTATGGCATGATTATCTTATTTATCTTCTTTTAAGTTCAGAGAACAGTCTTTGTGTTATGTTTGAAAGATGTGAATCTGGTGAGAATTTAACTATTGATGAGTTTATGAGAAATGATCTTGAAGTTATTGTTGAGCTTATGAATTATGATTTTTCAGCAATTGAAGATGAACTTGGTATTAATAGTTTTAGTATGATTCGTAACTTTACACAGAGTAGTAGTTTTGATTATTCAAATCATAATGCAAGTGGTCTTATCTGTGATGTTTGCAGTAAGGTTAAAGCTGGTTGTAGTGTTGATGAGTTATATAGTGTTATTCGTAATTTCTATCATAAGTATGGTGTTGGTATTTATGGTTTAAATAAGGCATTTAAGTTGTCACATAGTAATGGTGATGATTTTAGTATTGTTCCTATTACATCCTTTGATGATAGTATTTCTCTTGATGATCTTCTTGGATATGAATACCAAAAAGGTGCTTTAGTTGATAATACTGAGGCTTTTATTCGTGGTTGTAAGGCTAATAATGTTCTTTTATATGGTGATGCTGGTACTGGTAAATCTACTAGTATTAAGGCTATTTTAAATAAGTATTATGATGATGGTCTTAGGATTATTGAAGTTTATAAGCATGAAACTAAGTATCTTTCAAGGATTATTTCAGAGATTAAGGATCGTAATTATTTCTTTATTCTTTACATGGATGATTTATCATTTGAGGAATCTGAGAGTGATTATAAGTATCTTAAGGCTTTAATTGAAGGTGGTCTTGAAATTACTCCTGATAATATTCTTATTTATGCTACATCTAATAGGCGTCATCTAGTCAGAGAAACTTGGAATGAACGTAGTGATACATCTGCTGAGACTGATTTGTATCATTCAGATACTGTACGGGAGAAGCTTTCTCTTGTTGATAGGTTTGGTATTACTATTGGTTATTATAAGCCTACATTTAATGAGTATGTTGATATTGTAATTAGTTTAGCTCGCAGATATCCTGAAATTACTTTAACTGATGAGGAGTTAGAAAGTGAGGCTAAGATTTGGATTAGAACTCATGGTCATCCTTCTGGTCGTACTGCTGAGCAGCTAGTTTATTACTTGCTTGGTAAGTGTTAG
- a CDS encoding NAD(P)-binding domain-containing protein produces MISEDFFKYNIGIIGAGHIGQALALKLRDIGFPTDNLKLSYNGSIFTFSDLYDNELVDNIADNSKIVDTSDIIIVSVPPQMFKKLGEFNLDDSTTVISFMAGVKTSDIKKQTGSSNVVRVIPTGPDTIRDSSAIAGVYNSCDIADCMFDLLGFDTFNVECEDDLNYMIIAGCLPAVFAKVDYDENIDDIKKFSENFPLFMDVAKKANDLVPSEGRDEFIKNTATKGGVTEAIIEALDGGMSLFDALNAGLDRNIELSKLE; encoded by the coding sequence ATGATTAGTGAGGACTTTTTTAAATATAATATTGGTATTATTGGAGCAGGACATATTGGTCAGGCTTTAGCATTAAAGTTAAGAGATATTGGATTTCCAACTGATAATTTAAAACTTTCATATAATGGTTCTATATTTACATTTAGTGATCTTTATGATAATGAGCTTGTTGATAATATTGCTGATAATTCAAAGATTGTAGATACATCAGATATTATAATTGTTTCAGTTCCACCACAGATGTTTAAAAAACTTGGAGAATTTAACTTAGATGATAGTACAACTGTTATATCATTTATGGCAGGAGTTAAAACTAGTGACATTAAAAAACAAACAGGATCAAGTAATGTTGTTCGTGTAATTCCAACAGGTCCTGATACAATAAGAGATTCATCTGCAATTGCTGGTGTATATAATTCATGTGATATAGCAGATTGTATGTTTGATTTACTTGGCTTTGATACATTTAATGTAGAATGTGAAGATGATCTTAATTATATGATTATTGCAGGCTGTCTTCCTGCTGTATTTGCAAAAGTAGATTATGATGAAAATATTGATGATATTAAGAAATTTTCTGAAAACTTCCCATTATTTATGGATGTGGCAAAAAAAGCTAATGATTTAGTACCATCTGAAGGTAGAGATGAATTTATTAAAAATACTGCAACAAAAGGTGGAGTTACAGAGGCTATAATTGAGGCACTTGATGGTGGTATGTCACTTTTTGATGCTCTTAATGCTGGATTAGATCGCAATATTGAGCTTAGTAAATTAGAATAA
- the cgi121 gene encoding KEOPS complex subunit Cgi121, which produces MQDLQKEIIKDYSIEIHSYKDNIIDNIPDFITKTDKITDINDGSIIQLLDSDYICGKAHLSQAISHAFRAFDDNENFANDPGLEICVRLSAQKQIKEALKLLGIKNKGNITVVYINTTPEQVDMMEELLTPRCDELLEEYDIEKIVDAYQLKSCDNIVDMLNEKIAMLAIKY; this is translated from the coding sequence ATGCAAGATTTACAAAAAGAGATTATAAAAGATTACAGTATAGAAATACACTCATATAAAGATAATATAATTGATAATATTCCAGATTTTATCACAAAAACAGATAAAATAACAGATATAAATGATGGATCTATAATACAATTACTTGATAGTGATTATATATGTGGAAAGGCTCATCTAAGTCAGGCAATAAGTCATGCTTTCAGAGCATTTGATGATAATGAAAACTTTGCAAATGATCCTGGTCTTGAAATCTGTGTAAGATTATCTGCACAAAAACAAATCAAGGAAGCATTAAAACTTCTTGGAATAAAAAATAAGGGAAATATCACAGTAGTCTATATCAACACAACACCTGAACAAGTTGATATGATGGAAGAGTTACTCACACCACGTTGTGACGAGCTTCTTGAAGAATATGACATAGAAAAAATAGTTGATGCATATCAACTTAAAAGTTGTGATAATATTGTTGACATGCTTAATGAAAAAATTGCAATGCTTGCAATTAAATACTAA